Within the Macadamia integrifolia cultivar HAES 741 unplaced genomic scaffold, SCU_Mint_v3 scaffold_38A, whole genome shotgun sequence genome, the region CTGATCTCTTTTAAAGTCCAACTATTCTTAATGATTTTAAAAAGGATGTGGAGCCAACTtaaaacacttaaaaaaaaaaatcagtgatGCAGCTCGACGATGGAATTAGTtgctatcttttgacttgatttttatttacttcctttattggttagagattagattaacagtcttttatttagatttgatttttattttagttgctaactaggtttagtttccatttttaattagcttccaaaattatattatttttttctttaaatagccctgtaatggagaagaactcagtttttagattgaatgaaattgatttAAGTTTTTTGGGTTGTGAACCATGGCTACCCGTGGGTGATCCCATTCTTCTCTTTCTGaatttccttcccttcttttcccttctgATCTTCGTtctgttctctatttttttcctatttcttgcTGTTTAATTCTTGTACCTGAAAATTGCTCTGTTCTGGGCGATACTTCCAGCCCTAGATTTGGAGGTTCATCTCCATTGGTACCTATTGGAAGAAACTGAGATCTGGAGCGAAGGATGTCTTCCCTTGGGCGACATCAACCCTAGATTCTTAACCTCAAAGGGTCCTTCCACTAAGAGAATCAAACCCAGTTTCAGACCTGGTTCCATACTGTTGCGCAAAATGCTGTCGCAGGCCTTTAGATCTGTCCTCTCCTGCACTATTTGAAGCCGAGCTCAACTGGGTTAGGTAGAGACTGCTGAGGCGACCCTTCACCCAGAATTTCAAGTCCAGCCGACAAGAATTGGTGGATCTTTCCCTACCGAAGCTTGCTGGTCTACCGCCTGCTATGGTTTCTATCGGGAAGAAGAAACaagttcttcttttgttttaaaagagTTATTCCTATTATTACAACTAAGCCCCTATTCTCTATAGTTGTGACATATTACTTCCCCTACTCCttataattccaaaaaaaaaaaaccctttttttctaattttctatgCTAGTTTGACCCTATTAGTTATTTTCCACTCTTTTAAGTGCTTGAGTGTTCCTGAATTTACAAGATTTCCCCTCAATCATTACCttgagatattttatcattgTTGTGGAACCGAAGCAATCTGATTTCAGTctttggaatccggatccgcgtcaagtggtatcagagcaactTTTCCtacaattttctaaccatgacatgtcacatcaccaatgctgagttgcacaaattgtatcgtgagttagccgagaaccaacagaatactgatgctaggcttgagaggactgaagccaagtttgacaagtttatggaagagatgactgcctttatgaagaggctcgacaagcgagctgaagaaggatcctctacattacctcctcagctcaacactttacggatcgaagacacacctcagaggcagcaacttgatccagttgcTCCCtaggatgttacccggcaattttctgacagagattaaggcatcaaagttgaggttcccgagttcagtggtaAAAAGGGAcatgaggaatttcttgactggcttaccaaagtggagagaatttttgcgtataagtctcttccagacgtgaagaagtgtgaactcattatcaccaagtttattgggtatgcatgttcatggtgggatgtactacatgcaaggtttgtcagaagacttgaacccgttaccaattgggaggtcatgaagcagatcctgactgaaaaatttgttcctcttaattatgaaaaggtaatgttccataaattacttaacttgcaacaagggaacaaagatgtggattcctacactctcgaattccacaaactgtcttcaaggtgtcgacttcaggaaacagaccagcaacaggtgatgcgatatatcagtgggttaagtactgagattcgacttcagttggctaacactgatttcaggtctgttgatgtgacagcagctcatgccaagacaactgaagagaagtccatttattggaagggtatgctcaagacttcttcagtttatagacctccaccacgtatggaggaaaagatgcatgaagctcgcagagttgaaaaaaaaaggtcagagttcaacaaggatggccttggggtgaagaatatcatatgccatagttgtggcgagaagggtcactattccaataagtgtcccaacaggactcatTCTGGGAATGTAGTagagaagcagccgacagagaagaatgaagatgaatctcatttatatccttatcccctcgaggacgatgatattgtcgatgatgaagatgaggatatagaagctcattcagctagcctttcatcctttttGAATAGACTacttgataaggctcctctcttcggACAAAAGGGTACTCTCCCGCACGGCTCCAACcatactgatgttcatgcagttgttgatactggggcagaagcaaacttcatatctgctgaatttgttcaagCACACGACCTTCCATAGAAGCatcttttcaagaagattcacgtgcaagGTTTTAGACCCACAGCTcaagaagaggccactgcagttgttcgagtacacttacagtttgggccgatatagtaccatgtcacctgtttggtcacctcattggcacactgcgacattcttctagggggACCTTGGCAgtgacatgcaggcattctctatgatggcgcacggaacaccatcaaggtgaagcaaggaggtcgtatatacttaatgaggccacatgtattatcagacatgccacgtcgtcgactgactcctgcttcAGTGATACGTCAACCtattctccctcctcttggtgttatgttcccattTTCTATttcgagatacgtgccacctcatcagcgagcaacttacaagggtataTCTTGGGAGCATGACCTAACTCgatggagtcgagttcttttaagaccgggagagttgatgcagctCGACGATGGAATTAGTtgctatcttttgacttgatttttatttacttcctttattggttagagattagattaacagtcttttatttagatttgatttttattttagttgctaactaggtttagtttccatttttaattagcttccaaaattatgtcattatttttttctttaaatagccctgtaatggagaagaactcagtttttagattgaatgaaattgatttAAGTTTTTGGGGTTGTGAACCATGGCTACCCGTGGGTGATcccattcttccctttctgaatttccttcccttcttttcccttctgATCTTCGTtctgttctctatttttttcctatttcttgcTGTTTAATTCTTGTACCTGAAAATTACTCTGTTCTGGGCGATACTTCCAGCCCTAGATTTGGAGGTTCATCTCCATTGGTACCTATCGGAAGAAACTGAGATCTGGAGCAAAGGATGTCTTCCCTTGGGCGACATCAACCCTAGATTCTTAACCTCAAAGGGTCCTTCCACTAAGAGAATCAAACCCAGTTTCAGACCTGGTTCCATACTGTTGCGCCAGATGTTGTTGCAAGCCTTTAGATCTGTCCTCTCCTGCACTATTTGAAGCCGAGCTCAACTGGGTTAGGTAGAGACTGCTGAGGCGACCCTTCACCCAGAATTTCAAGTCCAGCCGACAAGAATTGGTGGATCTTTCCCTACCGAAGCTTGCTGGTCTACCGCCTGCTATGGTTTCTATCGGGAAGAAGAAACaagttcttcttttgttttaaaagagTTATTCCTATTATTACAACTAAGCCCCTATTCTCTATAGTTGTGACATATTATTTCCCCTACTCCttataattccaaaaaaaaaaaaccctttttttctaattttctatgCTAGTTTGAATCTATTAGTTATTTTCCACTCTTTTAAGTGCTTGAGTGTTCCTGAATTTACAAGATTGCCCCTCAACCATTACCttgagatattttatcattgttgtgggccctaagcgatccgatttcagtctttGGAATCCGTATCGGCGTCAATCAGcctcccaaaaaccctaagcgAAAGAAACAAAGGAGCAACCCTTGTTTGGCCACCGTTTGGAGCAGCCTGGCCGTGAGGCTGGGCTgcttccctctctcctcctatctccctctctcttctcccttccctCCCTCCTCCACCGCTCTTCTTCCTTTACATCTCCcctttccctctcccttcttctctctccctctcccctctttcccttctttctctccctctcccttcttcctcctccacaccctttcccttctcccttctcccttctccctctgtTCCTAGTGTTGGCCATCTCGATCGGTGTTGAGGCTGTTGCAACTGCCCAGCTCACCTTCCCACCAGTCGCCTACCCTGCTTGTTAAGTAGATGATTTGGTGTTGGTCCCTTCTAGGCTAGCTGCTACCCGATCGCTGTCCCGCTAGGCCTGTTGTCCTGCTGGTCGTCAGCTCTCTTGGATGTCCGCCCTTCCCGTTGCCACCAGGCTCGTTTGGTTTGTCTGCTGGTTCATCTAGTCCTCCGATATTACCTCTCGATCGGCTGCTCGCCATTCCTGCAGCCCTTCTGGATGCCACTCCCACCAAGCCTGGCGTCTTATTGGTCGTCAACACCTCAAGGTTGCCCGCCCATTCGGATGCTGGGTTTGTTTGGTCTGTCCACTTGCTCACCATGTTGGCCACCCCCTTGTTGTTTGCTGGCCATGCTAAGCTTGCCAACCGCCACAGCCTACCTTTTTGTTTGTTGGTTTGGATCTTTGTCCCGATCGTAGCAGCCTCTTCAACACCAGCCCTCTGGGCCACTCTTGGCCAGCAATCACTCTGTCGTTGCCCCCTAAAAGGCCGGCGCCCATCCACCTTCACAACCCCATCCGCTAGGCCAGCTACCCGCATAGTCGCGGCCCTCTGCAAGGCCAGCGCTCCTCCACCATGGCTACCTCATTAATGGCAGTGCTCCTTCGTGTTGGCGGCTTGGAACTATTGTGTTGAGATTAGAGTGTTAGGGTTGGTGGTTCTCTTCCTGGTTTTGATTGATttaaccttttttcttttgggcatACAAGCCGGGGTGTAAAAGTTTTTCTTAGCCCATGTGGGCCCTGATTGGTGCCCTTTATGGGATTTTGTATCCCCTATTGGGTTTGTAACTCCCCCTTCAGAACTATATTTTCCCTCCCCCATCttttagggcccatttgataacgtttcaagaaatgcgtttctgtCATTTGcgtcaagaaacgacagaaacggaattgacaAACTCGTtccatttctcctattttcataaatagaaatcaaaatttatggtcatttctattcctagaaacggacatgacgaaacaagttatacttgtttcgtcatttctagaaacaagtgaaggCAAAGAAATAGGAGTTGTGCCCCGATAAAAATGGCCGCAAACTCTAtccatcaaaacaatatcaACAACAGTCTTCAAGCTCTTAGCAACTTCTCTCATTTCATGCAATCTGCTTCCTCCAATTTCTTCTCTCTATTCAATTTCAACCTCAGCAGCAATTGGACGACCTCACCACCATCTAGTCCTCTATCTACTacaccatcttcttcttcttcttcgtcagtCATTTGTTTGTCTTTCCCATTTTCCGATGCCCCATGGTCACCAATTCCTTCTCTATCAAATATGGCCGCTGCCTCCTCCGACCAAAATGGTTCCCTTTCATCTTCATCGGCATCGGTAATTGAGGGAGTGTCGTAGGTGTCGGGGTTCCCTTCAACAATTAGGGTTTCAATTCTCAATTCAAGCCTAAAGGAAGGTGAACCTGCTCATAACGTCTACACACATCTTCGGCTACCAACAACGAAATCCAGTGCTCGCCGATCTTCGACTACCATCAACAAAATCCAGTGCTTGCCGATCTTCGGCTACCATCGACAAAATCCAGTGCTTGCCGATCTTCGGCTACCATCGAAGAAATCCAGTGCTTGCCGCCGATCTTCGGCTACCATCAACCGATCTGGACAGAGTCCGATTCACAGAGCACCTGATTCAACCACCATTCCTACAGTCCGAGCAGCTTCAATGGCGGTCCGAAGTTTAAGCAGAGGAATGGAAAgagatatttttccattatattgtctaaaaaaataaaaaataaaaattctacaagaaacaaggtttatcaaaacccaaaattccaTTTCTGGGAAATTTCTGTTtcccgtttcttgaaacagaaatggcagaaacgttatcaaacggtgccttagtatATTtactattcacccaaaaaaaaaaaaaacacttaaaaaCAATGAAATAAATATCTAACCTAAATTGGGCCAAACAAACCACCAGTTCAACTAGGTCTaactcaaaacaaaacaaaaacttaAAACATAAAGAAGCAACTTAAAACCTGAAATAAAGTGGACCCAAGCCTTGAAATAGGCTGGGTCAGGCCAGGCAGCAGCCTTCTTGGTCCCCTCCTGAGATGATGAGTCTTCAGTACTACATCATGAGGGCAATCAAATACAGACTGCTTACCAAAGAATgttgtcttttttatttttcagtctACAACCCAACGGCTTTCAAGAAATCAACAGAAGAATAGATCTAAAGGCATATCATTTGATGGTGTAACAGTTATTCATTCATTCAAGCATCAACATAAAAGCAGAAATCAAGACACTGTCAATGATTAATGATACTCTCAACAATTGATCCCTTACACGGCCAAAAGAGAAGCTGGACCCTCCAGAACTGCAGTGATCCCTTCAACAGCAACAACTGCAGAATCCCTTCCTGCATATCTTGAGTCACCTTTACTGTACTCTTTCCCTGACAAATGTTTCTATCAAGTATTATTCACTAGATCACCCTACTGCAACCAAATTTTCCTGGTCAGAGATGAGAGTTAAAAAAGTATAGAAAGAACTCACAAACTTCTGCCAGATAATGGGGAGTCTTCTCCTTGAAGAACTCCGGAGAGAAAACGAAGTAACCCTCAAGGATAATGTGGGTCAGCCCCGTAAATGCCCACCAGCACATGAGCAGTCTATCAGTCTTTGATATTTTGAATCGCCCTAGTGtgaacaaaatatatcaactaAGGTACTGCATAATTTTTCAGCCCATCAAAAttctagataaaaaaaaaaaaaaaacagacagTACGGAACTCAAGCTTtatattcaaaaataaataaataaatagacatGAGTGTGCTAGTGCGCTAATCAGAGGTCCCAGACTCCCAATCATGTGACAATCACATAGCACACTTGCAGTCATAATGAGCCACAAGTGTTTTCTATCAAGCAAGACATGACATATGACATTTTCAGGTGCAACTAAAACTAGCCCATATTGAGCCCACATTCCAAGACtacgaagaaaaaagaatacacTGAGCCACATATAACTCATAATGTAATGATAGGTATTATTGGCAATCAGAAGAACCAAATGCCACTGGAGGTACACTAGTATATGATCAGTACAAGCATCATTTAgaatctaaatttttttcagatttgatcAGAAACAAATAGAATAATAGGTATTACTAGCAAGCAGAAGAACCAATGCCACTGGAGGTAAATACCAGTAAAAATAGTACACTAGTATATGATCAGTACAAGCACCATTTAGAATCTAAATTTTTTCCAGATTTTATCAGTAACAAATAGAATGATAGGTATTGACCGTATAATATGTCCATCTTAGCAGATCTCTTTAATTTTATAGGAACTATACTAGGTGATTCTGGAGTTGATGAACATGAGATAAACCAAAATGGTAAAATTTAAAGCCAAACCAACCATTAAAATAGACTACCATCAGTGATACTTGTTGTAATATATATCCTTGATTTAACTCAACtcactaagccttatcccaccTACACAAGGtcaggaggggggagggggggcaGAATTCCTGTTCCACACTGCATTTGATAAATTGAAATCTTTCCAGCAAGCACCAATAAAAAATTCTACATATCTTAGTACATAGAACACAAGGAAGGTGGTATTCTGCAGAAGACAATTATAAGATTGGGAGAAGATTCCTAAGTGCTCTCTCTTATCTGGTTGGATCCAAGGACAAAAAGTGTTAGCAAGTACCTTTCAGGTCTACTAGTAAATGGCAATTCCCCAAGCTTACTTTCTTTGTAATATGATTAAAAGGTTCTTGAAGGCTACTACCATTAGTTGACTAAGGGAATTGAGTGTCTACTTCCCACATACTAATTGTGACGCAATTGATCAGCCAATTCAATGACTGAAGGTCGTAAAAGTTAAGATGTTTGAAAGcaatcataccagcactaatgtACCTGATTCCATTAGAACTTTTCAATTAAATTACCTATTAGGGGAGAGGGGGGCAATGAGGATCATTTGTACATGGAACAAATATACCAATGTTAGTAGAtttctttatcatttttttgtttctacacTTACAAAAACATTCCTAGTAAAATATGGCTATGATGGACAATAAGATTATTAACAGACGGATTAAGGGTTGATTATGTTAAGATCATGTAAGGCTGTTGAGAATACTAACAAATGAACTTTGGAGTTAATGAGCAAAAGCCACGGTGCATCTAGTGTTTATTTCGGATTTTATTCTATTGATAAAATAGCTCTACTTATATCTATGCATGGATATGGCATACTAATGACCAAAAAAATTCTTGTCACCGTGCATAAAGTTGACATCATTAAGACCATTGACATAGAGGTACTCTACTAAAAATAGTTTCAAATGCTGAATCTAGAGATTATTATTTTAGAGTTATAACAAGGCAGATTTTGTAGCTTGGCCAAGAAGAATTCATTGAGATCTATGTATCTTAGGGTCTTCCTATTCTCATGAGAAGAAGTGggttacttcttcttcttctttttcttttcttttttttttatagcttCTTTTCTCACTTGTTTGTTTCCGTCATGTCCATTTATTTCTACAGAATTGGTTTGCAGTACATTTTTCACCACCTGTTACAACAATGATATAAAGAAGCAAAGATGATCTCCTTGGACAAGCAGAAAACCTGATGCTCAAGCACCTGAGCtacaaaatattttatttatgcaAAGGGTTGCTGACACCAGCATGTatataaaacttttttttatagatTACATACAATTATTTTTGAGAGACGTTTAggatttaaaatagaaaatgtttTATCCCAGATGAAATGGAAAGCCCCAAGACAGAAAGAGCCCACAAGTCCAATCCTAGGTTCTCTGCCTGCAATCTGGCCTCTGGGTATACTTCTGTAGATTTTCAAGTCCACAAATCAGGGCATCTAAGACACTGAAATTTTCAGAAGAGATATTCTTTAATGACATCAAGATCAATCTGGAGCCTCAAACAGGGCCTATAGGCCAAATGAATCATCCGGAGCACAAGCATCATCAATACGAGAGGCTAaatattttcattaaatttaatTAGCTTTCAGAGCTGTTTGAAACCAGGGATAACAGCGTCTAGAAGGAACTGATAGAACTTAACATGTTAGTTACATACAACGGATCAGACTTCATAGTACAAATACATGACTTTTTGTTTCATGTTCGTGCATTATTAACCATAGATTTTCCTGCGAAGCTTTTCCGTCAAATAGATTAAAAATAAACTCCAATGCTCTGAAATTGAACTACATTTTAAGATCATACGAAagccaacaaaaacaacaacgaAACTGTATAAAAttgaatctaaaaaaaaaattgtgaggaACCGAAAATGCAAAGCAAATACATGAAGAATGATTAATTACCACATCGGATGATCATCTAAGTATATTATTACCTGAAATGAACCAAATGAGAGAGACGACAAGTAGAGAAGATACGCCGTAAACGCTTAGAATGGTGGATTGAGAGAGAAAGCCAGGAACGAAATCAGGGAGGTTCAGATCTCTGGGGACGTATGGGTGATTGTCAGAGGTCTGAGCTCCCGCCATTTTGGTCTGCAGAGATTGAGGAACTCTAGAAGAGTTTTAGTTTTAGGGTTGTGGACGTGCAGGCACTGGGAATCTCAGATCCACGTTTGTT harbors:
- the LOC122071631 gene encoding probable 3-beta-hydroxysteroid-Delta(8),Delta(7)-isomerase — protein: MAGAQTSDNHPYVPRDLNLPDFVPGFLSQSTILSVYGVSSLLVVSLIWFISGRFKISKTDRLLMCWWAFTGLTHIILEGYFVFSPEFFKEKTPHYLAEVWKEYSKGDSRYAGRDSAVVAVEGITAVLEGPASLLAVFAIAKKSSYSYILQFAISLGQLFGTALYYVTSFLDGDDFAASPFYYYVYYVGANFSWIIIPSLIAIRCWKKISAAFHVQVQKKSKTH